Proteins encoded within one genomic window of Syntrophorhabdaceae bacterium:
- a CDS encoding BamA/TamA family outer membrane protein, with amino-acid sequence EWIFPIYKPAGLKGVIFYDAGAGFDGTNVNVIKDSMRTTAGFGIRWFSPMGPIRLEFGYNIFPKTGDRRSAFDFTIGTQY; translated from the coding sequence GAATGGATCTTCCCCATCTATAAACCTGCAGGCTTGAAAGGTGTGATCTTTTATGACGCCGGTGCCGGGTTTGACGGTACAAATGTGAATGTGATAAAAGATAGCATGAGAACAACTGCCGGATTCGGCATCAGGTGGTTTTCACCGATGGGTCCTATCCGGCTTGAATTCGGTTATAACATCTTTCCTAAAACAGGCGACAGGAGGAGCGCGTTCGACTTTACAATCGGAACACAATATTAG